The proteins below are encoded in one region of Hyalangium ruber:
- a CDS encoding PilZ domain-containing protein produces MQSDNRMSTREAILGYRMGTELSAIASFGGVNGAECRLVQLSLEHLTLHLTAGAELRPGQRASVVLGPGEWWTTSLQAEVTDVSRVGPEASPELRLRFVAPPLDAGRRIVSALELLRDNGHLLTPEARPVWREVIHRQDRILRICEALVARGTRGVARLADGSRVEVRAAHFDKYEGVLGWRADGPLPAQPFSMEAFGYSSVQYFAVDKAWYEGGMWMMPLPVELTRYRHRWLRRANTATECCLSFEHPLWPQVRVRRQLLDVSYEGLSFLTEPGEDLLYPGMRVPTMEVEMPGRAPVKLFAEVRNISSQSKGRRCGMWLAPLDVREEQGWRELVDEQIHPRTRVAGDWNAGVWELFERSGYFRLSGKEPTKFAAFKAQFEETHEKLQRHPRLGYRVVRPMPGGVEGTASVLRPYEHTLFAHQLARQQPPGPEGRGATAREALRDIYLRTLEPSQLDPGVKWYLAYCEANVRWIRLINFDFASWYEDTGQAAVMPFRFMEGKTDWEWPAIPEHLELEAPTPEELSQLFSHLEKTRPLAYREALDLVPERFDLGTTRARWDTAKLTREREVLVARAGGKALAVAILETAEPGLNLFHVLDGVRIIPLQDEALPEVQEAMLALLSRASRWYQARGRSVFVHYVEARVEDYARRAQLTDLGEGKVWIISRSLLPEFLEHLCEASTPRAE; encoded by the coding sequence ATGCAGTCGGACAACCGGATGTCGACCCGCGAGGCAATCCTGGGCTACCGGATGGGAACCGAGCTTTCCGCGATCGCTTCGTTCGGCGGCGTGAACGGGGCGGAGTGCCGACTGGTGCAGCTGTCGCTGGAGCACCTCACGCTGCACCTGACCGCGGGAGCGGAGCTTCGCCCCGGCCAGCGCGCTTCGGTGGTGCTGGGGCCGGGCGAGTGGTGGACCACTTCGCTGCAGGCGGAGGTGACGGATGTCAGCCGCGTGGGGCCCGAGGCCTCGCCGGAGCTGCGCCTGCGCTTCGTGGCGCCGCCGCTGGACGCGGGCCGCCGCATCGTCTCCGCGCTGGAGCTGCTGCGCGACAACGGGCACCTGCTCACGCCCGAGGCGCGCCCGGTGTGGCGCGAGGTGATCCACCGCCAGGACCGAATCCTTCGCATCTGCGAGGCGCTGGTGGCGCGGGGCACGCGCGGCGTGGCGCGGCTGGCGGACGGCTCGCGGGTGGAGGTGCGCGCCGCGCACTTCGACAAGTACGAGGGCGTCCTCGGCTGGAGGGCCGACGGGCCGCTGCCGGCGCAGCCCTTCTCGATGGAGGCCTTCGGCTACAGCTCGGTGCAGTACTTCGCGGTGGACAAGGCCTGGTACGAGGGCGGCATGTGGATGATGCCGCTGCCGGTGGAGCTGACGCGCTACCGGCACCGGTGGCTGCGCCGGGCGAACACCGCCACCGAGTGCTGCCTGTCCTTCGAGCACCCGCTGTGGCCGCAGGTGCGGGTGCGCCGCCAGCTGTTGGACGTGTCCTACGAGGGGCTGTCCTTCCTCACCGAGCCGGGCGAGGACCTGCTCTACCCGGGCATGCGCGTGCCGACCATGGAAGTGGAGATGCCGGGGCGCGCGCCGGTGAAGCTCTTCGCCGAGGTGCGCAACATCTCCAGCCAGAGCAAGGGCCGGCGCTGCGGCATGTGGCTGGCGCCGCTGGACGTGCGCGAGGAGCAGGGCTGGCGCGAGCTGGTGGACGAGCAGATCCACCCGCGCACCCGCGTGGCGGGCGACTGGAACGCGGGCGTGTGGGAGCTGTTCGAGCGCTCGGGTTACTTCCGGCTGTCGGGCAAGGAGCCCACGAAGTTCGCCGCCTTCAAGGCGCAGTTCGAGGAGACGCACGAGAAGCTGCAGCGCCACCCCCGCCTGGGCTACCGGGTGGTGCGGCCCATGCCGGGCGGCGTGGAGGGCACCGCCTCGGTGCTGCGGCCCTACGAGCACACGCTGTTCGCGCACCAGTTGGCGCGCCAGCAGCCGCCGGGGCCCGAGGGTCGCGGCGCCACGGCCCGCGAGGCGCTGCGCGACATCTACCTGCGCACGCTGGAGCCCTCGCAGTTGGACCCGGGCGTGAAGTGGTACCTGGCCTACTGCGAGGCCAACGTCCGGTGGATCCGGCTGATCAACTTCGACTTCGCCAGCTGGTACGAGGACACGGGCCAGGCGGCGGTGATGCCCTTCCGCTTCATGGAGGGCAAGACGGACTGGGAGTGGCCCGCCATCCCCGAGCACCTGGAGCTGGAGGCGCCCACGCCCGAGGAGCTCTCGCAGCTCTTCAGCCACCTGGAGAAGACGCGGCCCCTGGCCTACCGCGAGGCGTTGGACCTGGTGCCCGAGCGGTTCGATCTCGGCACCACGCGGGCGCGCTGGGATACGGCGAAGCTGACGCGCGAGCGCGAGGTGCTGGTGGCGCGCGCCGGGGGCAAGGCGCTGGCGGTGGCCATCCTGGAGACGGCCGAGCCGGGGCTCAACCTCTTCCACGTGCTGGATGGGGTGCGCATCATCCCCCTGCAGGACGAGGCGCTGCCCGAGGTGCAGGAGGCGATGCTGGCCCTGCTGTCTCGCGCCTCGCGGTGGTACCAGGCGCGCGGGCGCTCGGTGTTCGTCCACTACGTGGAGGCGCGGGTCGAGGACTACGCCCGGCGCGCGCAGCTCACGGACCTGGGCGAGGGCAAGGTGTGGATCATCTCCCGCAGCCTGCTGCCCGAGTTCCTCGAGCACCTGTGCGAGGCCTCCACGCCGCGCGCCGAGTAG
- a CDS encoding immunity 52 family protein: MIETYYVGAYWGPRHEAAEACARRAERFFELLGCCEPVWKHWFEAGDSFEHARTLPFTPTAENFMRLFGREANQVGGGFRYWLWAGETPEEVTTLHGRCGLSDAWLMPACVLTPPAQGPLSQRVVTAGVLSEVVRAMALAWEPDWCVATSDSHRDMLEMAGQSSDGFGGWVTYFSRQRGTVPSLPAPARSEPVEDKGSLVVLTPERFSVSNPEHMALAARVQEVLSGAGLLRSEHLR; this comes from the coding sequence ATGATTGAGACCTACTATGTGGGCGCCTACTGGGGCCCCCGACACGAAGCCGCCGAGGCCTGCGCCCGCCGCGCGGAGCGCTTCTTCGAGCTCCTCGGCTGCTGCGAGCCGGTCTGGAAGCATTGGTTCGAGGCCGGAGATTCCTTCGAGCACGCGCGCACGCTCCCGTTCACCCCTACCGCCGAGAACTTCATGAGGCTCTTCGGACGGGAGGCGAACCAGGTGGGCGGCGGCTTTCGGTACTGGCTGTGGGCGGGTGAGACTCCAGAGGAGGTCACCACCCTTCACGGGCGCTGTGGCTTGAGTGATGCCTGGCTCATGCCCGCCTGCGTGCTCACGCCCCCCGCGCAAGGTCCGCTCTCCCAGCGGGTGGTGACGGCCGGGGTGCTGAGCGAAGTGGTGCGCGCCATGGCCCTGGCTTGGGAGCCGGACTGGTGCGTGGCCACCTCCGACTCACACCGGGACATGCTGGAGATGGCTGGGCAGTCCTCGGACGGCTTCGGGGGCTGGGTCACGTACTTCTCGCGCCAGCGGGGCACGGTGCCTTCACTTCCCGCCCCCGCACGGAGCGAGCCCGTGGAGGACAAGGGCAGCCTCGTGGTCCTCACCCCCGAGCGGTTCAGTGTCTCCAACCCGGAACATATGGCCCTGGCCGCCCGGGTGCAGGAGGTGCTGAGTGGGGCGGGGCTGCTGCGCTCCGAGCACCTGCGGTAA
- a CDS encoding CHAT domain-containing protein has protein sequence MDAKWKGSGRLLLATGVLAAAGVAAVGWRWGAREARSEEAVAWPVAATRSLEVRLSHPGVASHRPYHAVARGGGGKSVGVPLEVLARLEAQGDFRGLAAAYLLQGAPELAASYLERAGDSPEVLSDRAAVALARKDAAGALTLLDRAFQERPRLGPALWNRGLALRELELWAKSAEAFEAVEALAEPGWADEARTHAETMRGRIQAEQQGYKDAWATGAALVTGQGTVSAEQLRARPDLYRLFLYDAIRAAPTLERLQALWPVAETLDAHFGGSALRDGLRWAEARDFQRRAPLAALYLHVFRGEAVPGGLSAYLEKLRAAGELDILMGTLVLTQEVARDVEGYARLAEGTKDPWFTLIAAHERAKAAIRKGELFQAEQLLLAATRQCQGGTFAYRCGVLLERLGDVYRQLWRIPEATRSVREARALYRRSGFWASETDFLLSLGQFARLQGQGVLARALLDEALAYFPEDCSIRQFVRANDALALLEEMRVEEARGAIGEALQCGTLKSILGAMTLAELARLRPEPTQDGRLLEALEARRRAGRLDPGARVILSHIEGRFLIEHERARGEEVLRRTITEAEALPRTSAEAREARAYSYASLLFAAGKGGEWSQVLALLEQEAGGALPRRCLVAVTVDRERTLALAFGPEGRMQGFYDGGRTQPLGVEARGIVPEALVAPLSACEQVDVLARPPLHGRAGLLPDALAWRYLTPSTARAVPGAAPARHVVVKDVEAPAALELPRLGAWRPVGEGITVLSGADATPGRVLEAMTRATEIEIHAHGLINPTLSDASLLVLSPDAGGRYALTAGEVRAHRLEGAPLVTLAACRAAHTAQRIHEPFSLPAAFLEAGARTVLAATVDIPDAEAGPFFVAVQERIRAGQRAAVALRDVRQEWLRRDAESWARSVLVFE, from the coding sequence TTGGACGCGAAGTGGAAGGGGTCGGGCAGGCTGCTGCTCGCCACGGGAGTGTTGGCGGCGGCGGGCGTGGCGGCCGTCGGTTGGCGCTGGGGCGCGCGCGAGGCTCGGAGCGAAGAGGCCGTGGCGTGGCCGGTGGCGGCGACGCGCTCCCTGGAGGTTCGGCTGAGCCACCCGGGCGTGGCCAGTCACCGCCCGTACCACGCCGTGGCTCGGGGCGGGGGCGGCAAGTCGGTGGGGGTGCCGCTGGAGGTGCTGGCGCGGCTGGAGGCGCAGGGGGACTTCAGAGGGCTGGCCGCCGCGTACCTCCTGCAGGGCGCGCCGGAGTTGGCCGCCTCGTATCTGGAGCGCGCGGGGGACTCGCCGGAGGTGCTGAGTGACCGCGCGGCGGTGGCCCTGGCGCGCAAGGACGCGGCCGGCGCGCTGACGTTGCTGGACCGGGCCTTCCAGGAGCGCCCGCGCCTGGGCCCGGCGCTGTGGAACCGGGGGCTGGCGCTGCGCGAGCTGGAGCTGTGGGCGAAGTCGGCCGAGGCGTTCGAGGCGGTGGAGGCGCTGGCGGAGCCGGGCTGGGCGGACGAGGCGCGCACCCACGCCGAGACGATGCGCGGCCGGATCCAGGCCGAGCAGCAGGGATATAAGGATGCGTGGGCGACCGGGGCCGCGCTGGTGACGGGCCAGGGCACCGTCTCGGCGGAGCAGCTCCGGGCGAGGCCGGACCTCTATCGCCTCTTCCTCTATGACGCCATCCGTGCGGCGCCGACGCTGGAGCGGCTCCAGGCGCTGTGGCCGGTGGCGGAGACGCTCGATGCGCACTTCGGCGGCAGCGCACTGCGCGATGGCCTGCGCTGGGCGGAGGCCCGGGACTTCCAGCGCCGCGCGCCCCTGGCGGCGCTCTACCTGCACGTCTTCCGGGGCGAGGCGGTCCCCGGAGGACTGTCCGCGTACCTGGAGAAGCTCCGGGCCGCGGGCGAGCTCGACATCCTCATGGGGACGCTCGTGCTCACCCAGGAGGTGGCCCGCGATGTGGAGGGCTACGCGCGGCTCGCCGAGGGGACCAAGGACCCATGGTTCACGCTCATCGCCGCGCACGAGCGCGCCAAGGCCGCCATCCGGAAGGGAGAGCTGTTCCAGGCCGAGCAGCTCCTCCTGGCGGCGACGAGGCAATGCCAGGGGGGCACCTTCGCCTATCGCTGCGGCGTGCTGCTGGAGCGGCTGGGAGATGTGTACCGCCAATTGTGGCGCATCCCCGAGGCCACGCGGAGCGTGCGGGAGGCGCGTGCCCTGTACCGGCGCAGTGGCTTCTGGGCCTCGGAGACGGACTTCCTGCTGAGCCTTGGGCAGTTCGCGCGGTTGCAGGGACAAGGGGTGCTGGCGCGCGCGCTGCTCGACGAGGCGCTGGCGTACTTTCCGGAGGACTGCTCCATCCGGCAGTTCGTTCGGGCCAACGACGCGCTGGCGCTGCTGGAGGAGATGCGGGTGGAGGAGGCGCGCGGGGCCATCGGGGAGGCGCTCCAGTGCGGCACCCTGAAGTCCATTCTGGGAGCGATGACCCTGGCGGAGCTGGCGCGCCTGCGCCCGGAGCCCACGCAGGACGGGCGGCTGCTGGAGGCGCTCGAGGCCCGCCGCCGCGCGGGCCGGCTGGATCCGGGCGCCCGGGTCATCCTCTCGCACATCGAGGGGCGCTTCCTCATCGAGCACGAGCGCGCGCGGGGCGAGGAGGTGCTGCGGCGCACCATCACCGAGGCGGAGGCCCTGCCGCGCACCAGCGCGGAGGCGCGAGAGGCGCGGGCCTACAGCTATGCCTCGCTGCTGTTCGCGGCGGGCAAGGGGGGCGAGTGGTCCCAGGTGCTGGCGCTGCTGGAGCAGGAGGCGGGAGGAGCGCTGCCCAGGCGGTGCCTGGTGGCGGTGACGGTGGACCGGGAGCGCACGCTCGCGCTGGCCTTCGGGCCCGAGGGGCGGATGCAGGGGTTCTATGACGGGGGGCGCACGCAGCCGCTGGGAGTCGAGGCACGGGGAATCGTCCCCGAGGCGCTCGTCGCGCCGCTGAGCGCCTGTGAGCAGGTGGATGTGCTGGCGCGACCGCCGCTGCATGGCCGAGCGGGGCTGCTGCCCGATGCGCTCGCGTGGCGCTACCTCACGCCGTCCACCGCGCGGGCGGTGCCCGGCGCGGCGCCGGCGCGGCACGTGGTGGTGAAGGACGTGGAGGCGCCCGCCGCGCTGGAACTGCCGCGCCTGGGGGCCTGGCGGCCGGTGGGGGAGGGCATCACCGTGCTCTCGGGCGCCGACGCGACACCGGGCCGGGTGCTCGAGGCCATGACGCGGGCAACGGAGATCGAAATTCACGCCCACGGGTTGATCAACCCGACGCTCTCGGACGCGTCGCTGCTGGTGCTCTCGCCGGATGCGGGCGGGCGCTACGCGCTCACGGCGGGCGAGGTGCGAGCGCATCGGCTCGAAGGAGCCCCGCTGGTCACCCTGGCCGCGTGCCGGGCGGCGCACACGGCGCAGCGGATCCACGAGCCCTTCAGCCTGCCGGCGGCCTTCCTGGAGGCGGGAGCGCGCACGGTGCTGGCGGCCACCGTGGACATCCCCGACGCGGAGGCAGGGCCCTTCTTCGTCGCGGTGCAGGAGCGCATCCGCGCCGGGCAGCGCGCGGCTGTGGCGCTGAGAGACGTGCGCCAGGAGTGGTTGCGCCGAGACGCGGAGAGCTGGGCGCGCTCGGTGCTCGTGTTCGAGTGA
- a CDS encoding ABC transporter ATP-binding protein: protein MFRALLARWRSSLRLFQPAKVHAHRAKISVTQVAHRYGNKVVALQDVNLNIRSGEFVCLLGPSGCGKSTLLYALAGHVVPTGGTVSIDGKPIHGPGPDRLLMFQEAALFPWMTVLGNLKFALAARGVPRAEREPRAREFIHRVQLSGFEDTLPHQLSGGMKMRASLARALAVDSAVLLMDEPFGSLDAQTRVHMQELLQNIWLRTSKTVVFVTHDVHEALMLGTRVVLMAPRPGRIVKDLEVHLPMPRSLEERNLNEMARYLRMLMRRVEGPEGALTPPRPIPEDQVGLRH from the coding sequence ATGTTCCGAGCCCTACTGGCCCGATGGAGAAGTTCGCTGCGCCTGTTCCAACCGGCGAAGGTCCACGCGCACCGCGCGAAGATCTCCGTCACGCAGGTGGCCCACCGCTATGGCAACAAGGTGGTGGCGCTCCAGGACGTGAACCTCAACATCCGCTCGGGCGAGTTCGTCTGTCTGCTGGGGCCCTCGGGGTGCGGCAAGTCCACGCTCCTGTACGCCCTGGCCGGCCACGTGGTGCCCACCGGTGGCACCGTCTCCATCGACGGCAAACCCATTCACGGCCCCGGCCCGGACCGGCTGCTCATGTTCCAGGAGGCCGCGCTCTTCCCGTGGATGACGGTGCTGGGCAACCTCAAGTTCGCCCTGGCCGCCCGAGGCGTGCCCCGCGCCGAGCGCGAGCCGCGCGCCCGCGAGTTCATCCACCGCGTGCAGCTCTCGGGCTTCGAGGACACCCTGCCCCACCAGCTCTCCGGCGGCATGAAGATGCGCGCCAGCCTGGCTCGGGCGCTCGCGGTGGACTCGGCGGTGCTGCTCATGGACGAGCCCTTCGGCTCGCTGGATGCGCAGACGCGTGTCCACATGCAGGAGCTCTTGCAGAACATCTGGCTGCGCACCTCCAAGACGGTGGTGTTCGTCACCCATGACGTCCACGAGGCGCTGATGCTCGGCACGCGCGTGGTGCTCATGGCACCCCGGCCGGGCCGCATCGTCAAGGACCTGGAGGTCCACCTGCCCATGCCCCGCTCGCTGGAGGAGCGCAACCTCAACGAGATGGCCCGCTACCTGCGGATGCTGATGCGGCGGGTGGAAGGCCCAGAAGGAGCGCTCACCCCACCGCGCCCCATCCCCGAGGACCAGGTAGGCCTGCGGCACTGA
- a CDS encoding Tox-REase-5 domain-containing protein codes for MQESLRYRPSTPQEHPDATAARKRGALARLASQGRAGPGSVVTRSVASGLVRVDAFEELLRAAGVDNYFDLPKREAPFTPEDAAALYDLLLEKPVTLAGFGPRRVVAHMLHEVMEGQTEVPRAELLQRIERFRFLAVLRPDGYLAWALNGRTQQRVAPVQWKDGAFRAHGFEVGRFYSARNHMGFFPVDEYLRERREAGLLAEVYDDADVISRTMDGAEASFFELGQSLGTLVVHPVDSAAALTQLPGALAQLIAQSPEYLARFKLMTRGEQIEALSKMATTLLSMYGVAGGTTRTVAAAGRGLEVISVPALSLTAEGALVMERVALPVGQFVTTLSGGPGAAIILQRANQTASGAQPAQGPGQWGPARESMSRRAARYQAQISGRPAGEAYWIGGVDTKMGGVKFDGFQEGVLLEAKGPGYANKFLDSLDPHPWFKNSGAKSLLEQARRQLQVANGIPIRWHVAEKKSADAIRKLLRNGGILSIKIVHTPMVL; via the coding sequence GTGCAGGAGTCCCTGCGCTACCGGCCCAGCACGCCCCAGGAACACCCGGACGCGACAGCCGCCCGGAAGCGCGGTGCGCTGGCTCGCCTCGCCTCGCAGGGCCGTGCTGGCCCGGGCTCGGTGGTGACTCGCTCGGTGGCGAGCGGGCTGGTGCGGGTGGATGCCTTCGAGGAGCTGCTGCGCGCCGCTGGGGTGGACAACTACTTCGACCTGCCCAAGCGCGAGGCGCCCTTCACGCCCGAGGACGCGGCGGCGCTGTATGACTTGCTGTTGGAAAAGCCTGTCACCCTCGCGGGCTTCGGTCCGCGCAGGGTGGTTGCTCACATGCTGCACGAGGTCATGGAGGGGCAGACGGAAGTCCCTCGGGCTGAGCTGCTCCAGCGCATCGAGCGCTTCCGGTTCCTGGCGGTGCTGCGACCCGACGGCTACCTGGCCTGGGCGCTGAATGGGAGGACCCAGCAGCGGGTGGCGCCAGTGCAGTGGAAGGACGGCGCCTTCCGGGCCCACGGGTTCGAGGTGGGACGCTTTTACTCGGCGCGCAACCACATGGGCTTCTTCCCTGTGGATGAGTACCTGCGCGAGCGGCGCGAGGCCGGGTTGCTGGCCGAGGTGTATGACGACGCGGACGTCATCAGCCGAACGATGGACGGGGCTGAAGCGTCCTTCTTCGAGCTGGGCCAGTCGCTTGGCACTCTGGTGGTCCACCCTGTCGACAGTGCCGCGGCGTTGACGCAGCTTCCCGGCGCACTGGCCCAGCTCATCGCCCAGTCGCCGGAGTACCTGGCGCGCTTCAAGCTGATGACGCGGGGAGAGCAGATCGAAGCGCTCTCGAAGATGGCCACCACGCTGCTCTCCATGTACGGAGTGGCGGGCGGCACCACTCGGACGGTGGCTGCGGCGGGGCGAGGACTGGAGGTTATCTCCGTGCCCGCGCTCTCCCTCACAGCGGAGGGAGCGCTGGTGATGGAGCGGGTGGCACTGCCAGTGGGGCAGTTTGTCACGACCCTGAGCGGTGGACCCGGCGCCGCCATCATCCTCCAGCGTGCCAATCAGACGGCGAGCGGAGCACAGCCCGCGCAGGGGCCAGGACAGTGGGGCCCGGCGCGCGAGTCCATGAGCCGGCGCGCTGCGCGCTACCAGGCGCAGATCTCCGGCCGACCGGCCGGTGAGGCGTACTGGATCGGTGGCGTGGACACCAAGATGGGCGGTGTGAAGTTCGATGGCTTCCAGGAAGGAGTCCTGCTCGAAGCCAAGGGACCCGGCTACGCCAATAAGTTCCTCGATTCCTTGGATCCCCATCCATGGTTCAAGAACTCGGGGGCCAAGAGTCTCCTTGAGCAAGCCCGCAGACAGCTCCAAGTCGCCAACGGAATTCCCATTCGTTGGCATGTGGCTGAGAAGAAATCCGCAGACGCCATTCGCAAGCTGCTAAGGAACGGCGGCATCCTGAGCATCAAGATCGTTCATACCCCCATGGTGCTTTAG
- a CDS encoding ABC transporter substrate-binding protein has protein sequence MPTPCSRLLLGLCALLATAGLGCKKSGGEASGDANAALRLGFFPNITHAQALVGHTEGLFAAEPGVGKLEVKQFNAGPSAMEALVSGSLDVSYVGTGPAINTYLKAGRELRIISGAVNGGAVLVTRNAKSAAELKGKKLGSPQIGNTQDIALRHWLKQQGLSVATDSGGDVQVVPLSNPDLLAQYIQGGLEGAWVPEPWGARMVAEGGGQILVDERDLWPDRRFPTTVLVTTKKVLETRRPQVLALLRVHTRLTERWRTEPEAFTTSVNTAFGKLTSKPLAPAILKDAFSRLEPSLDPVPSAMAEAARHAKELGYLPSDDISGLVDSSLLEEVRATAK, from the coding sequence ATGCCTACACCCTGCTCCCGTCTCCTCCTGGGGCTCTGCGCCCTGCTCGCCACCGCCGGGCTCGGCTGCAAGAAATCCGGCGGAGAGGCCTCGGGCGACGCCAACGCGGCGCTGCGCCTGGGCTTCTTCCCCAACATCACCCACGCCCAGGCCCTGGTGGGCCACACCGAGGGCCTCTTCGCCGCCGAGCCCGGCGTCGGCAAGCTGGAGGTGAAGCAGTTCAACGCGGGCCCCTCCGCCATGGAGGCGCTGGTGTCCGGCTCGCTGGACGTCTCCTACGTGGGCACCGGCCCCGCCATCAACACGTACCTCAAGGCCGGCCGCGAGCTGCGCATCATCTCCGGCGCGGTGAACGGCGGCGCGGTGCTGGTGACGCGCAACGCGAAGTCCGCCGCCGAGCTCAAGGGCAAGAAGCTGGGCTCGCCGCAAATTGGCAACACGCAGGACATCGCCCTGCGCCACTGGCTCAAGCAGCAGGGCCTCAGCGTGGCCACCGACTCCGGGGGCGATGTGCAGGTGGTGCCCCTGAGCAACCCGGACCTCCTGGCCCAGTACATCCAGGGAGGCCTCGAGGGCGCCTGGGTGCCGGAGCCCTGGGGCGCGCGCATGGTGGCCGAGGGCGGCGGACAGATTCTCGTGGACGAGCGGGACCTGTGGCCCGATCGCCGCTTCCCCACCACCGTGCTGGTGACGACGAAGAAAGTGCTGGAGACGCGCCGGCCCCAGGTGCTCGCCCTGCTGCGCGTCCACACGCGGCTCACCGAGCGCTGGCGCACCGAGCCGGAGGCCTTCACCACCTCCGTCAACACCGCCTTCGGCAAGCTCACCAGCAAGCCGCTGGCGCCCGCCATCCTGAAGGACGCGTTCTCCCGGCTGGAGCCCAGCCTGGACCCCGTCCCCTCCGCCATGGCCGAGGCCGCGCGCCACGCCAAGGAGTTGGGCTACCTGCCCAGCGATGACATCTCCGGGCTGGTGGACTCCAGCCTCCTCGAGGAGGTGCGCGCCACGGCGAAGTAG
- a CDS encoding immunity 52 family protein yields the protein MIETYHVGAYWGARRESPEECACRAKDFLTALASLDPSFRRWFKAGRSRKEALKHRLETDQASLEKVIRRGKDRVLEQLGFSFGGWTGEDDYEATAFTVFCGGCSDRVLNTCTFTLPSRGFNAERILTAPVLTGLVRTMATAWDPDWGECLSSPHMDLMPELTRPTVRVGWITYVSRRLGTVPPLHAPVRIERVEDKGTLILLTPDRFTVHNPEHVALAERVRELLDRAGLLHPSPAQGSSQN from the coding sequence ATGATCGAGACCTACCATGTGGGCGCCTACTGGGGTGCTCGCCGCGAATCCCCAGAGGAATGTGCGTGCCGCGCGAAGGACTTCCTTACCGCTCTGGCCAGCCTGGACCCTTCGTTCCGCCGCTGGTTCAAAGCGGGTCGCTCCCGGAAAGAAGCGCTCAAGCATCGGCTGGAGACAGATCAAGCTTCTTTGGAAAAGGTGATCCGGCGCGGCAAGGATCGAGTCTTGGAGCAGCTCGGGTTCTCTTTCGGGGGCTGGACTGGCGAGGACGACTACGAGGCCACGGCCTTCACCGTCTTCTGCGGAGGCTGCTCCGATCGCGTGCTCAACACATGCACCTTCACCCTACCGAGTCGAGGCTTCAACGCCGAGCGAATCCTCACCGCTCCTGTTCTCACCGGGCTCGTGCGCACCATGGCCACCGCTTGGGACCCGGATTGGGGGGAATGTCTCTCCAGCCCTCACATGGACCTGATGCCAGAGCTGACCCGGCCCACCGTGCGCGTGGGATGGATCACCTATGTGTCCCGCCGCCTAGGCACCGTGCCTCCCCTGCACGCACCCGTTCGCATCGAGCGCGTGGAGGACAAGGGTACCCTCATCCTGCTCACCCCCGACCGCTTCACGGTGCATAACCCCGAGCACGTCGCCCTGGCCGAGCGTGTCCGTGAGCTGCTGGACCGCGCGGGTCTGCTCCATCCTTCCCCCGCCCAGGGGAGTTCCCAGAATTGA
- a CDS encoding ABC transporter permease — translation MKRWIQKLGVMALLLVTWEVLTRVGLWSPHLFPGPVKVAESLYALAADGRLGAAALRSLGRLGRAYVISAGIGVPLGLATARIGFFRHAVKPVVMGLQALPSICWLPLALLWFGLNDAAILFVVVMGSVLAIAIATEDGVNGIDPQLVRVAHTLGVRGPRFSFGVLLPAALPGIVTGLKLGWSFAWRALLAGELLFVSGGLGQLLTLGRELMDVPQVMAVMVAIIAIGILVDRLFFQTVETRVRRRWGLMPST, via the coding sequence ATGAAGCGCTGGATACAGAAGCTGGGAGTGATGGCGCTGTTATTGGTGACGTGGGAGGTGCTCACGCGCGTGGGCCTGTGGTCTCCGCACCTCTTCCCCGGGCCGGTGAAGGTGGCCGAGAGCCTCTATGCCCTGGCGGCGGATGGGCGCCTGGGCGCGGCGGCGCTGCGCTCGCTGGGACGACTGGGGCGCGCCTACGTCATCTCCGCCGGCATCGGCGTTCCCCTGGGCCTGGCCACCGCGCGCATCGGCTTCTTCCGCCACGCGGTGAAGCCGGTGGTGATGGGGCTGCAGGCGCTGCCCTCCATCTGCTGGCTGCCGCTGGCCCTGCTGTGGTTCGGCCTCAATGACGCGGCCATCCTCTTCGTGGTGGTGATGGGCAGCGTGCTCGCCATCGCCATCGCCACCGAGGATGGCGTGAACGGGATTGATCCGCAGCTCGTGCGCGTGGCCCATACCTTGGGGGTGCGCGGGCCCCGCTTCTCCTTCGGCGTGCTGCTGCCCGCAGCGCTGCCCGGCATCGTCACCGGCCTGAAGCTGGGCTGGAGCTTCGCCTGGCGCGCGCTGCTCGCCGGCGAGCTGCTCTTCGTCTCCGGAGGCCTGGGCCAGTTGCTCACCCTGGGCCGCGAGCTGATGGACGTGCCGCAGGTGATGGCGGTGATGGTGGCCATCATCGCCATCGGCATCCTGGTGGACCGCCTCTTCTTCCAGACGGTGGAGACGCGGGTGCGGCGGCGCTGGGGGCTCATGCCCTCCACTTGA